The following coding sequences are from one Beggiatoa alba B18LD window:
- a CDS encoding class I SAM-dependent methyltransferase — protein sequence MMSITSLSTFFKKIFPRHSGQSKPTTANTSAIPLIYSLESPKYQLFDLNGENTFSGWVFYFGEKVIAQLAVSTENTPINHFPVNIPRPDIATYVSSIPAAQTCGFSFTLPVLPVSTENIQVDVIFTDGTNAPFFTYDLNYLRVQKPNFIRYQEKMQQIPMPSGELVYLTQGHTFVEEYQNTIIPAVLNMQHYLEKSGVEIKKLQTLLDFGCGSARLLVGWHIISPHVRLYGCDLNTQLIEWAQNNLPEAIHCQLNGLHPPLPYHDRQFDCLYLISVFTHLSLGTQKQWIEEFKRILRIGGHILITLHGELYVQNTFHQQPEKIQEFATTGFVKIGQPTEEGANQYGAYHSFAFVKKLFAGFNIVGYFPKGNETAHNTLFQIAQSQDVYVLQYVGE from the coding sequence ATGATGTCAATCACTTCATTAAGCACTTTTTTTAAAAAAATTTTTCCCCGCCATTCTGGACAATCTAAGCCGACAACGGCTAACACGTCCGCAATCCCCCTGATTTACAGTTTAGAATCTCCAAAATATCAGTTGTTTGATTTAAACGGCGAAAATACGTTTAGCGGTTGGGTATTTTATTTCGGCGAAAAGGTGATTGCCCAATTAGCGGTTTCTACTGAAAATACACCGATTAATCATTTTCCCGTCAATATTCCCCGCCCTGATATTGCCACTTATGTTTCCTCAATTCCCGCCGCGCAAACTTGTGGTTTTTCCTTCACCTTGCCTGTGTTACCTGTCAGCACGGAGAATATTCAGGTTGATGTGATTTTTACTGATGGCACAAATGCGCCGTTTTTTACCTACGATTTAAATTATTTACGGGTACAAAAACCAAATTTCATCCGTTATCAAGAAAAAATGCAACAAATCCCTATGCCCAGTGGTGAATTAGTTTATTTAACCCAAGGACATACTTTTGTTGAAGAATATCAAAATACGATTATTCCTGCCGTGCTCAACATGCAGCATTATTTAGAAAAATCAGGCGTGGAAATTAAAAAACTTCAGACTTTATTAGATTTTGGGTGCGGTTCTGCGCGTTTATTAGTTGGTTGGCATATTATTAGCCCTCATGTGCGTTTATATGGCTGTGATTTAAATACGCAATTAATTGAATGGGCGCAAAATAATCTGCCTGAAGCGATTCATTGTCAATTAAACGGGTTACATCCGCCCTTGCCTTATCATGACCGACAATTTGATTGTTTGTATCTGATTTCGGTGTTTACTCATTTATCGTTAGGTACACAAAAACAATGGATTGAGGAATTTAAACGTATTTTGCGCATTGGTGGACATATTCTTATCACCTTACATGGTGAACTTTATGTACAAAATACTTTTCATCAACAACCAGAGAAAATCCAAGAGTTTGCAACGACAGGTTTTGTAAAAATAGGGCAACCGACTGAAGAAGGGGCGAATCAATACGGGGCTTATCACAGCTTTGCTTTTGTTAAAAAACTCTTTGCGGGGTTTAACATTGTCGGTTATTTCCCTAAAGGTAATGAAACGGCTCACAATACCCTGTTTCAAATTGCGCAATCACAAGATGTTTATGTCCTGCAATATGTGGGCGAATAA